A single uncultured Methanolobus sp. DNA region contains:
- the surE gene encoding 5'/3'-nucleotidase SurE — translation MPKKILVTNDDGVYSTGIHAAWKSVSDLGDVTVSAPMTQQSGVGRSISIFEPLRITQATINGIDVNAVAGTPTDSVILGIFAVMKEMPNLILSGFNIGENISTDTITTSGTIGAALEGASYGIPAIAASIQVMEEGDKFDDNRNFQHDYDVAIKVVNRIAKKVLEHGLPENVDLLNVNIPHHADNEPEIEITRLARKFFKTDVEERHDPRGRPYYWIAGELIVDEEEGTDVNAIMNNGNVSVTPISLDATSPIDFSEIEHLL, via the coding sequence ATGCCAAAAAAGATACTTGTTACCAACGATGATGGTGTTTATTCAACAGGCATACATGCAGCCTGGAAAAGTGTTTCAGACCTTGGGGATGTGACAGTATCCGCACCTATGACGCAGCAAAGTGGTGTTGGAAGATCGATCTCTATTTTTGAACCACTGAGAATTACACAGGCAACGATAAACGGGATAGATGTTAATGCGGTGGCAGGCACACCTACTGATTCTGTGATTCTGGGAATTTTTGCAGTCATGAAGGAAATGCCCAACCTGATTCTTTCAGGATTTAACATAGGAGAAAATATCAGCACCGACACAATCACAACATCCGGAACGATCGGTGCGGCACTGGAAGGTGCGAGCTATGGAATACCTGCCATTGCTGCTTCCATACAGGTCATGGAAGAAGGAGACAAATTCGACGATAACAGGAACTTCCAGCACGATTATGATGTTGCCATTAAGGTTGTCAACCGAATTGCAAAGAAAGTGCTTGAACACGGACTGCCCGAGAATGTTGACCTGCTTAATGTGAACATACCACACCATGCAGATAATGAACCTGAAATTGAGATTACGCGCCTTGCAAGGAAATTCTTCAAGACAGATGTTGAAGAACGACATGACCCCAGAGGCAGACCATATTACTGGATCGCAGGTGAACTGATAGTGGATGAAGAAGAGGGAACCGATGTTAATGCCATCATGAACAACGGAAATGTGTCTGTAACACCCATATCCCTTGATGCTACTTCCCCAATTGACTTCTCAGAGATAGAGCACCTGCTGTAA
- the moaA gene encoding GTP 3',8-cyclase MoaA — protein MSLPEATELLTDSYGRTVRSLRMSVTDRCNLNCIYCHNEGHIGHSKEMSVDTIVNIVEVGSHFGINRLKISGGEPLLRKDLEEALVRLPEMKDISMTTNAVLLKDRASSLKDAGLDRVNISLDSLDPGKYHTITNCGKGIFDRVLDGIHEAVDVGLTPVKLNMVLLKDLNDNEIKDMLEFTRGYGGDVILQLIELMDFRDLPQYRIDANEVERSLLSVSSDVRVRELHKRKKYIINGAEVEFVRPVDNTEFCANCNRIRVTADGKLKPCLLISNNMVDVSEASIEELPDLFRLAVSKRVPFCQS, from the coding sequence ATGTCTCTCCCGGAAGCGACAGAACTTCTTACTGATTCTTATGGACGTACAGTTAGAAGTCTGAGAATGTCTGTAACTGACCGCTGCAATCTGAATTGCATCTACTGTCATAATGAAGGCCATATTGGTCATAGCAAAGAGATGTCAGTGGATACTATTGTCAATATAGTGGAAGTAGGATCTCATTTTGGAATTAACAGACTGAAGATCTCCGGTGGCGAGCCTCTTCTCAGAAAAGACTTAGAGGAAGCACTTGTGCGTCTGCCTGAAATGAAAGATATTTCCATGACCACCAATGCCGTCTTGCTGAAAGACAGGGCATCTTCCCTGAAAGATGCAGGTCTTGACCGCGTAAACATAAGCCTCGATTCTCTTGATCCGGGCAAGTACCACACTATCACCAACTGCGGAAAGGGAATTTTTGACAGGGTGCTTGATGGGATACATGAAGCGGTAGATGTTGGTCTGACTCCGGTCAAACTTAACATGGTTCTCCTTAAAGATCTTAATGATAATGAGATCAAGGATATGCTGGAATTTACGCGCGGATATGGCGGGGACGTGATCTTACAATTGATCGAACTGATGGACTTCAGGGATCTTCCGCAGTACCGGATAGATGCCAATGAAGTTGAACGCTCACTATTATCTGTCTCTTCGGATGTGCGGGTGCGTGAGCTTCATAAAAGGAAAAAATATATTATCAATGGTGCAGAAGTCGAATTTGTCAGACCGGTTGATAATACGGAGTTCTGTGCGAACTGTAATCGTATAAGGGTCACAGCAGACGGAAAACTAAAGCCATGCCTTCTGATAAGTAATAATATGGTTGATGTCTCAGAGGCCAGTATTGAAGAGCTACCTGATCTCTTCAGGCTTGCTGTCAGCAAGCGTGTACCGTTCTGCCAAAGTTGA
- a CDS encoding cobyrinate a,c-diamide synthase, whose translation MTNAVLLAGTNSGVGKTTVSMGIMAALKKREMEVQPFKVGPDYIDPTYHTAICGKPSRNLDTFMMQVDGVKNTFSMHSENADINIVEGVMGLFDGMGATEIASSAHVAKSLGLPVILIVNVHGMSRSAAAIVKGFSQFDPDVKIAGVILNKVGSPRHAQMIIDSIPDIPVVGTLPRNKDVTVPSRHLGLYMANELDFDTESLAAFIEENIDLDAIIELSKTAPDYEAPGKEKEIGADLKIGIAYDSAFCFYYQEMFEAFKKAGAEIEFFSPMKGELPDVDGFYFGGGYPELYISELEKSKTTKALKDLSAEGMPMYGECGGLQYMSSSYEIEGTVYKMADVLPAETVQTKKLQALGYTEGVANGDFIKGTIRGHEFHYSATYCDNDAKLAYEMRRGKGIIDGKDGLTEYNSLASYTHAHPATFPVKSFVEKCREYKRS comes from the coding sequence ATGACAAATGCGGTGTTGCTTGCAGGTACCAACAGCGGAGTTGGAAAAACTACGGTTTCCATGGGCATTATGGCTGCCCTGAAAAAAAGAGAGATGGAAGTTCAGCCTTTTAAGGTCGGACCTGATTATATAGACCCAACTTACCATACCGCTATTTGCGGCAAGCCATCAAGGAACCTCGATACTTTTATGATGCAGGTAGATGGCGTAAAGAACACTTTTTCCATGCATTCTGAAAATGCTGATATCAACATTGTAGAAGGAGTTATGGGACTCTTTGACGGAATGGGAGCTACTGAGATAGCAAGTTCCGCACATGTTGCCAAGTCACTGGGATTACCTGTGATACTTATTGTGAACGTACATGGAATGTCAAGAAGTGCCGCAGCTATTGTCAAGGGATTTTCCCAGTTTGACCCGGATGTAAAGATCGCCGGTGTTATCCTGAACAAAGTTGGAAGTCCAAGACATGCGCAAATGATCATAGATTCAATACCTGACATCCCCGTTGTTGGAACACTGCCACGTAACAAGGATGTTACTGTACCTTCCAGACATCTGGGATTATACATGGCAAATGAACTGGATTTCGATACTGAAAGCCTGGCTGCCTTCATCGAAGAGAATATTGACCTTGATGCAATAATCGAACTCTCAAAAACAGCGCCTGATTACGAAGCTCCTGGAAAGGAAAAGGAAATAGGAGCAGACCTGAAAATAGGAATTGCTTATGACAGCGCATTCTGTTTTTACTACCAGGAAATGTTTGAGGCTTTCAAAAAAGCAGGTGCAGAGATTGAGTTTTTCAGCCCGATGAAAGGAGAGCTTCCGGATGTGGATGGGTTCTACTTTGGCGGTGGCTATCCTGAGCTTTACATTTCAGAGCTTGAGAAGTCTAAGACAACAAAAGCCCTCAAAGATCTGTCGGCAGAAGGTATGCCAATGTACGGAGAATGCGGCGGATTGCAATATATGTCTTCATCCTATGAGATAGAAGGAACTGTTTACAAGATGGCAGATGTACTCCCTGCAGAAACTGTCCAGACCAAAAAACTTCAGGCACTCGGTTACACTGAAGGAGTTGCAAACGGAGACTTCATCAAAGGAACTATCCGGGGACATGAGTTCCACTATTCTGCAACCTATTGCGACAACGATGCTAAGCTTGCATATGAGATGAGGAGAGGAAAAGGAATTATCGATGGTAAGGACGGACTTACCGAGTACAATTCACTTGCAAGCTATACCCACGCACATCCGGCAACATTCCCTGTGAAGAGTTTTGTTGAGAAATGCAGGGAATACAAGCGCAGTTAA
- a CDS encoding PEF-CTERM sorting domain-containing protein translates to MKKMTKLSTIAFVLLLMLTAVQPAIATETCQPAPTYTIPDGCYCVNLDGEYSVDASNLNMNQIDLNIIVSAFFAEYPLPFDYIVPVDFPLLAPYTLTEDYKTTVTIVLTTPIEINGYLFSVIPAGTIIPAGTVIPAGTIIPAGTVIPEGSTLPVGYIIPSSVTIPMEYEATADLKVCKSGENVAVTIVSSTPSVPEGFPNNFAIQITDVQITAIGQKLQFIATMSPVNANVAFGDYTFTGEMDLDIQENGKLIYSTAEGLINGIIPVDASLTMTVKNCSQEEIPEFPTIAIPVAAIIGLAFFMQRRKD, encoded by the coding sequence ATGAAAAAGATGACAAAATTATCTACAATAGCCTTTGTGCTATTACTTATGTTAACTGCAGTTCAACCTGCAATTGCAACAGAAACATGCCAGCCTGCACCTACTTACACAATACCAGATGGATGCTACTGCGTAAATCTTGATGGTGAATATAGTGTTGATGCAAGCAATCTGAACATGAATCAGATTGACTTAAACATCATAGTCAGTGCATTTTTTGCTGAATATCCACTTCCTTTTGACTACATAGTACCTGTAGATTTTCCACTTCTCGCCCCTTACACATTAACTGAAGACTATAAAACTACCGTTACTATAGTATTGACTACTCCAATTGAAATCAATGGATATCTATTTTCAGTAATTCCAGCAGGAACAATAATACCAGCAGGAACAGTAATTCCAGCAGGAACAATAATACCAGCAGGAACAGTAATTCCTGAAGGCTCCACACTCCCAGTAGGATATATAATTCCTTCATCCGTTACAATACCAATGGAGTATGAAGCTACTGCAGATCTTAAAGTCTGCAAGAGCGGAGAAAATGTAGCTGTTACAATCGTATCCAGTACACCTAGTGTACCTGAAGGATTCCCTAACAATTTTGCAATTCAGATCACTGATGTACAAATTACAGCCATAGGTCAGAAATTGCAATTTATAGCAACCATGAGTCCGGTCAATGCCAACGTAGCATTTGGGGACTATACTTTCACCGGTGAAATGGACTTAGATATCCAGGAAAATGGAAAACTTATATATTCAACTGCAGAAGGACTTATCAATGGTATAATTCCTGTCGATGCAAGCCTTACAATGACTGTTAAGAACTGCTCACAGGAAGAAATCCCTGAATTCCCAACAATTGCAATCCCTGTTGCAGCAATCATCGGACTTGCATTCTTCATGCAGCGCAGAAAGGACTAA
- the priL gene encoding DNA primase regulatory subunit PriL, with protein MDEKDFALYPYISGASAHVKSLGMSLDRLVASRAMESARIRGKERVMQAIGGELLKPSLSASDEQKILLELLSYPFSRILVSCVDDPFLTRRYCLAEAVASYKLLKTMDLDFLDEFASDFSVYPDRSDSGFKLHFTSYIRMASSLKAIEWKLVNRKLHRGNVNVSKEEFSRLLQELIKERVEHNLPMPVNEELAQSCESYLVEIRESLEERKSTFGDSEFESVETDLFPPCITQAIANTQAGVNLAHSMRFAMTAFLLTIGMNVDDIMNLFTASPDFDVEKARYQVEHIAGSSGTHYKPPSCSTMQTYGNCYAPDEMCKKISHPLNYYSRKVWFRKRDAQKFAGNDSSGEGSEE; from the coding sequence ATGGATGAAAAAGACTTCGCATTATATCCTTACATTTCCGGGGCATCAGCACACGTAAAGAGCCTCGGAATGTCCCTTGACCGCCTGGTTGCTTCCAGAGCCATGGAATCTGCACGCATCCGTGGCAAGGAACGTGTCATGCAGGCAATAGGGGGCGAGCTGCTCAAGCCTTCACTTTCTGCTTCAGATGAGCAGAAGATATTGCTTGAACTGCTTTCTTATCCTTTTTCCAGAATACTTGTTTCATGTGTCGATGATCCTTTCCTTACCCGCAGGTATTGTCTTGCAGAGGCTGTTGCTTCATACAAGCTCCTGAAGACCATGGACCTTGATTTTCTGGATGAGTTTGCATCTGATTTTTCAGTCTATCCCGATAGAAGTGATTCCGGGTTTAAGCTTCATTTTACTTCTTATATCAGGATGGCAAGCTCCCTAAAAGCAATTGAATGGAAACTTGTTAACCGAAAGCTTCACCGTGGAAATGTGAATGTTTCCAAAGAAGAGTTCTCTCGTCTTTTACAGGAACTTATCAAGGAACGTGTTGAACACAACCTTCCAATGCCCGTGAATGAAGAACTTGCACAGTCCTGTGAGTCATATCTTGTAGAGATAAGGGAATCGCTTGAGGAAAGAAAGAGCACTTTCGGGGATTCTGAATTTGAATCCGTTGAAACTGACCTTTTCCCTCCATGCATTACACAAGCCATAGCTAATACTCAGGCGGGTGTGAACCTTGCTCATTCAATGAGATTTGCCATGACTGCATTCCTGCTAACGATTGGCATGAATGTGGATGATATTATGAATCTTTTCACTGCATCGCCTGATTTTGATGTTGAAAAAGCAAGATATCAGGTTGAGCATATTGCAGGTTCTTCAGGTACCCACTACAAACCACCCTCGTGTTCAACAATGCAGACTTACGGTAACTGCTATGCTCCTGATGAGATGTGCAAGAAGATAAGCCATCCTCTTAATTATTACAGTCGCAAGGTCTGGTTCAGGAAAAGGGATGCTCAAAAGTTTGCTGGAAATGATTCTTCTGGTGAAGGCTCAGAAGAGTGA
- a CDS encoding DNA polymerase sliding clamp, translating into MFKATIDADILKTAIETLSVLVDEARFRISPEGLVVRAVDPANVAMVSFELSSSAFDEFNADDSEIGMDLSKINDIFSVAGRDEKVIMELDEMSQKMSLHLGGLSYTLALLDPSTIRAEPRIPQLELPAEVVLNGKDLQRAVKAAEKISDHMLLGIDEDVFYMEAEGDTDRVRLDMTRDSLIDLKSGEARSLFSLDYLSDIVKPASRSNEVTVELGKDFPVKISFTIANGAGKVGYLLAPRIESD; encoded by the coding sequence ATGTTCAAGGCAACTATTGATGCAGATATTTTAAAGACTGCAATTGAAACTCTTTCGGTTCTTGTTGATGAAGCACGTTTCAGGATATCTCCTGAAGGCCTGGTTGTAAGGGCAGTAGACCCTGCAAATGTGGCCATGGTAAGTTTTGAGCTTAGCTCAAGTGCTTTTGATGAGTTCAACGCAGATGATTCCGAGATAGGCATGGACCTGTCAAAGATCAATGACATTTTCAGTGTTGCAGGCAGGGATGAGAAAGTTATTATGGAACTTGATGAGATGTCTCAGAAAATGTCACTTCACCTTGGCGGTCTTTCATACACTCTTGCCTTACTTGATCCTTCAACCATCAGGGCAGAACCAAGGATACCACAGCTAGAGTTGCCTGCTGAGGTTGTCCTTAATGGAAAGGATCTCCAGAGAGCTGTGAAAGCTGCCGAGAAGATAAGTGACCACATGCTACTGGGCATTGATGAGGATGTTTTCTACATGGAAGCTGAGGGTGACACTGACCGTGTCCGTCTTGATATGACCCGTGACAGTCTTATTGACCTGAAATCAGGTGAGGCACGTTCACTCTTCTCACTGGATTACCTGTCAGACATTGTCAAACCTGCTTCACGCTCCAATGAAGTTACCGTCGAACTTGGAAAGGACTTCCCTGTGAAGATAAGTTTCACCATTGCAAACGGTGCAGGAAAAGTAGGTTATCTCCTGGCTCCAAGGATCGAATCAGACTGA
- a CDS encoding transcription factor S has translation MEFCPECKSMMFPSGDSFKCRKCGFVKGKQGSEALVSKESREKRDVTVLEGNVDQGLPTTTVRCEECGHNVAYWWLRQLRSADESETRFFKCTKCGCTWREYD, from the coding sequence ATGGAATTTTGTCCCGAATGTAAAAGTATGATGTTCCCTTCAGGTGATTCATTCAAGTGTAGAAAATGTGGTTTTGTAAAGGGAAAGCAAGGTTCTGAGGCACTGGTGTCAAAAGAATCCAGGGAAAAGAGGGATGTCACTGTGCTTGAAGGTAATGTGGATCAGGGTCTTCCTACAACCACTGTAAGATGTGAGGAATGTGGACATAACGTTGCATACTGGTGGTTGCGCCAGCTTAGATCTGCTGATGAATCAGAGACCCGTTTCTTCAAATGTACAAAGTGTGGCTGTACCTGGCGTGAATACGACTAA
- a CDS encoding NUDIX hydrolase: protein MPPNTPKLTVDAVIILDRKIVLIQRKNPPFQGKFALPGGFVDIGETTEEAVVREVLEETGLTIEIVKLLGVYSEPSRDPRGHTVSVVYLTLGEGEPRADSDAKAVHLFDVSDIPQMAFDHNLIIDNARSDIDGILSRM, encoded by the coding sequence ATGCCGCCCAATACTCCTAAGCTTACAGTAGATGCCGTAATCATCTTGGACCGAAAAATAGTTCTTATCCAGCGAAAAAATCCTCCTTTTCAGGGAAAATTTGCGCTCCCCGGAGGTTTTGTAGACATTGGTGAGACAACAGAAGAAGCTGTTGTCCGTGAGGTTCTTGAAGAAACAGGCCTTACAATAGAAATAGTTAAGTTACTTGGAGTATATTCTGAACCTTCGCGCGATCCCCGCGGGCACACGGTGAGCGTAGTTTACCTGACTCTAGGGGAAGGTGAACCCAGAGCGGATTCAGATGCTAAGGCGGTACATTTGTTCGATGTTTCGGATATCCCGCAAATGGCTTTTGATCATAACTTAATAATAGATAATGCGAGAAGTGATATTGATGGAATTTTGTCCCGAATGTAA
- the artA gene encoding archaeosortase A has product MIENVLWIAVAFMLLGSIIPKTVKARRMLSAAGWVFFSIHWFYQPIHFMEIKDYFNVALVIVVGIVCLIIAHTMFKEYREDNVPSPDITTMATSATALGSLFYFPFAQMEFLNIWIISQVTDTVFLTLQHMNVPAELVTWNKIALNGYTVEIILACTAIESIALFMGLIASVNAPLKRLVAAFIASVPIIYILNIMRDVFVIIAYGYQWFGPESFEIAHNTIAKIGSGIALFVVAYIVMRILPELVDLIEGIWFLVTGFFQKLFYKVVGNQ; this is encoded by the coding sequence ATGATCGAGAATGTTCTATGGATAGCAGTGGCTTTTATGCTGCTTGGATCAATAATCCCTAAAACCGTAAAAGCCCGCAGAATGTTGTCTGCGGCAGGATGGGTATTCTTTTCCATACACTGGTTCTACCAGCCAATACATTTTATGGAGATAAAGGATTACTTCAACGTAGCTCTGGTAATAGTCGTAGGAATTGTCTGCCTGATCATAGCACACACCATGTTCAAAGAATACAGAGAAGATAATGTCCCTTCGCCGGACATCACAACAATGGCAACAAGTGCAACAGCTCTTGGTTCTTTATTCTATTTCCCATTTGCACAAATGGAATTTTTGAACATATGGATCATATCACAGGTAACTGACACTGTTTTCCTGACCCTGCAACATATGAATGTACCAGCTGAACTTGTAACATGGAACAAGATAGCACTTAACGGATACACGGTAGAGATAATTCTTGCCTGTACTGCCATTGAAAGCATCGCACTGTTCATGGGTCTGATCGCATCAGTGAATGCACCATTGAAAAGATTGGTGGCTGCATTTATAGCATCTGTACCCATTATATATATATTAAATATAATGAGAGATGTTTTTGTTATCATCGCCTATGGATACCAGTGGTTCGGTCCTGAAAGCTTTGAAATAGCACACAACACTATTGCAAAGATAGGCTCAGGAATTGCATTATTTGTAGTCGCTTACATTGTCATGCGCATATTGCCGGAACTGGTAGACCTGATAGAAGGAATCTGGTTTTTGGTTACCGGATTTTTTCAGAAGTTATTCTATAAAGTAGTAGGAAACCAATAA
- a CDS encoding phosphatidylserine decarboxylase: MLAKGSFPWILTSIAVSVVSFFAYLLYKIPYSGMIAVLALSVTIFFFFFFRDPEREIKEHDSHMLSPADGRVVDIRDRKICIFMNFQNVHVNRAPITGKIHTIEHKKGGYIPAFCKDSHRNERSHTLIETEHGIVEVIQIAGTVTRRIVSYVQEGEYMKQGQRFGMIRFGSRVDVTIPESFDILIKKGDRVFAGETIIARIK; the protein is encoded by the coding sequence ATGCTTGCAAAAGGTTCTTTTCCCTGGATATTAACATCCATCGCTGTAAGTGTGGTAAGCTTCTTTGCATACCTGCTATACAAAATTCCATACTCCGGAATGATCGCTGTACTTGCACTGTCAGTGACAATTTTCTTTTTCTTCTTTTTCAGGGATCCCGAAAGAGAAATAAAGGAACACGACAGCCATATGCTCTCACCTGCTGACGGCAGAGTGGTAGATATAAGAGACAGGAAGATCTGCATTTTCATGAACTTCCAGAATGTCCACGTGAACAGGGCACCAATTACCGGAAAAATACACACGATCGAACACAAAAAAGGCGGATATATCCCTGCGTTCTGTAAAGATTCACATCGTAATGAACGAAGCCATACACTCATAGAAACAGAACATGGCATTGTTGAAGTTATACAGATAGCAGGAACGGTCACGCGCAGAATTGTCTCTTATGTTCAGGAAGGAGAATACATGAAACAGGGCCAGCGTTTCGGAATGATACGCTTTGGTTCAAGGGTTGATGTTACAATTCCTGAAAGCTTTGACATATTGATCAAGAAAGGAGACCGCGTATTTGCCGGTGAAACGATAATTGCAAGAATAAAATAA
- a CDS encoding archaetidylserine synthase, which produces MNQILHTLKLPDLVTLLNALCGVIAIILVLDGFTYLAPLLILIAAVADGADGHLARKFSSSEIGGNLDSLADVISFGVAPVILTYSSAAGTQAQYILLPAMLFYFICGILRLARFNTMHMGMNAFSGLPITAGGIAVSSYLLMGDGFFDVYIMTVLAIVLGFLMIGNVTYLKARNKNMLIPLTLIFVATIVSYFVNIEYTHIMASVLSGLMAIYIISPIIKKNKEAHYAGKRSNN; this is translated from the coding sequence GTGAACCAGATACTCCATACATTAAAACTACCTGATCTTGTCACTTTACTGAATGCATTGTGTGGAGTAATCGCCATTATACTTGTGCTTGATGGTTTTACATATCTTGCACCACTACTGATACTAATTGCCGCAGTTGCCGACGGTGCCGACGGACATCTTGCCCGCAAATTCTCATCCAGTGAAATAGGAGGAAATCTGGACTCGCTTGCAGATGTTATTTCATTCGGGGTTGCACCCGTAATACTCACATATTCATCTGCCGCCGGAACACAGGCACAGTATATTCTGCTTCCTGCAATGTTATTCTATTTCATATGTGGCATTCTGAGACTGGCCAGGTTCAATACAATGCACATGGGAATGAATGCATTCAGCGGCTTACCAATAACAGCAGGAGGAATAGCCGTATCCTCATATTTACTAATGGGCGATGGGTTCTTTGATGTTTATATCATGACTGTGCTGGCTATTGTATTAGGATTCCTCATGATCGGCAATGTGACATACCTCAAAGCAAGGAACAAGAACATGCTTATTCCACTCACACTGATATTTGTTGCAACTATTGTTTCATACTTCGTGAATATCGAATATACACACATCATGGCATCAGTACTTTCAGGACTTATGGCAATTTACATAATCTCACCTATCATCAAGAAGAACAAAGAGGCACATTATGCAGGAAAACGAAGCAATAACTGA
- a CDS encoding dihydroneopterin aldolase family protein: MQENEAITDRDNVLFEAGIKLGALYHQFTGSPVNRDTVDSLEKGIQESISVQPCVEKISVSINRDMINSKLNGKYGYCELEGRMLDVRITAVFKSAKVDVSLAFDTELDYPLMKIEKIY; encoded by the coding sequence ATGCAGGAAAACGAAGCAATAACTGACAGGGATAACGTACTTTTTGAAGCAGGCATCAAACTCGGTGCTCTTTACCACCAGTTCACAGGCTCACCGGTAAACCGGGATACAGTAGATAGTCTGGAAAAGGGAATACAGGAGAGTATTTCAGTCCAGCCCTGCGTTGAGAAGATCAGTGTCTCCATCAACAGGGACATGATTAACTCCAAACTTAATGGTAAGTACGGCTACTGCGAACTTGAAGGTCGTATGCTGGATGTTAGGATCACAGCGGTATTTAAAAGTGCAAAAGTGGATGTCAGTCTGGCATTTGACACAGAACTTGACTATCCGCTTATGAAAATAGAAAAGATATATTAA
- the hisC gene encoding histidinol-phosphate transaminase has protein sequence MSRPELIKDVVNSISEYVPGKSIEEIAKKYGIDPKDIIKLGSNENVLGPSPKAIEALVSTASKVNLYPSADASELVEALSVYTGLPVENICASGPGMDGLLDNLMRVLIDPGDEVVIPSPTFSYYEIAARANGATAIHIAPGDGLKFDVAAIRGAITESTKVVFLCSPNNPTGMLTSEGDVRSLLESTKGLVFVDEAYVEFASSDLSKLVLEYDNLIIGRTFSKAFGLAGLRIGYGLMPEWLKVQYMKIATPFNVSLPAVMAGVAALSDSDYLEKSISMTVEGRKFLTENIPFKVYDSQANFILVDVSPLIAKDVSESLMKKGIIVRDCRSFRNAGESLIRVTVGTREQNEKVVSAFEEAKAGSK, from the coding sequence TTGAGCAGGCCTGAGCTAATCAAGGACGTTGTAAACTCAATTTCAGAATATGTTCCGGGTAAGTCCATAGAGGAAATCGCAAAGAAATACGGCATCGACCCAAAAGATATCATAAAGCTGGGTTCCAATGAGAATGTTCTCGGACCTTCTCCTAAAGCAATTGAAGCTCTTGTATCCACTGCTTCAAAAGTTAATCTATATCCTTCAGCCGATGCTTCCGAACTTGTGGAGGCTCTCTCAGTCTACACAGGTCTTCCGGTAGAGAATATATGTGCTTCCGGTCCGGGTATGGACGGTTTGCTTGACAACCTCATGCGTGTGCTTATTGATCCCGGGGATGAGGTTGTAATTCCAAGTCCTACATTCTCTTACTATGAGATTGCTGCAAGGGCAAACGGAGCAACTGCGATTCATATCGCTCCGGGAGACGGACTTAAATTTGATGTAGCTGCCATAAGGGGAGCTATTACTGAGAGTACAAAGGTTGTATTCCTCTGTTCTCCAAACAACCCTACCGGTATGCTTACATCAGAGGGGGATGTCCGTTCACTTCTTGAATCTACTAAGGGACTTGTGTTTGTGGATGAGGCATATGTTGAATTTGCAAGCAGTGATCTCTCAAAACTGGTGCTTGAGTACGATAACCTCATAATCGGCAGAACCTTTTCAAAGGCATTCGGACTTGCAGGTCTTAGGATAGGATATGGTCTGATGCCGGAATGGCTCAAAGTCCAGTATATGAAGATCGCAACTCCTTTCAATGTAAGCCTGCCTGCTGTAATGGCAGGAGTGGCTGCACTTTCAGATTCAGATTATCTGGAGAAGAGCATCTCAATGACTGTAGAGGGTCGCAAGTTCCTGACTGAGAATATTCCATTCAAGGTGTATGATTCGCAGGCTAATTTCATTCTTGTGGATGTTTCACCACTTATCGCAAAAGATGTTTCAGAATCTCTTATGAAAAAAGGTATCATTGTCAGGGATTGCAGGTCATTCAGGAATGCAGGTGAATCACTGATACGTGTTACAGTGGGAACCAGAGAACAGAATGAAAAAGTAGTATCAGCCTTTGAAGAAGCAAAGGCCGGTTCGAAATGA